A section of the Pseudomonas sp. Q1-7 genome encodes:
- a CDS encoding ATPase — MRNDALDEVDDVPSLTTDSRDRDDFDRHSVTEPVHRYQGHAAAPQARGASTGPLWALVVALVVALGGLGWWSFQQISLMEQQLVATQESFARISEEAAGRIQDISGKVVATESNMTSGSESMKLTLKQLQAKVAELSKQQQAATAQLGSQGKRVEQLAADVKAAQGAATQLGSQLGGKLDGLAAEQNKLKAAQGDIAQFDSRLKVLGSEVEALKKQGNPNQAIKSLEQDLLILRSQLDNRPAPAQGTSTAEFDAFRAQMTRNINTLQSQVQNLQQQINMR; from the coding sequence ATGCGTAATGATGCTCTCGATGAAGTGGACGATGTTCCCAGCCTGACTACCGATTCCCGTGACCGTGACGATTTCGACCGTCACTCGGTGACCGAGCCCGTGCATCGCTACCAGGGCCATGCGGCCGCTCCCCAGGCGCGTGGCGCCAGCACCGGCCCGCTCTGGGCCCTGGTCGTCGCGCTGGTGGTGGCGCTCGGTGGCCTGGGCTGGTGGAGCTTCCAGCAGATCAGCCTGATGGAACAGCAACTGGTCGCCACCCAGGAAAGCTTCGCCCGCATCAGCGAAGAGGCCGCCGGCCGTATCCAGGACATTTCCGGCAAGGTGGTTGCCACCGAATCCAACATGACCAGCGGCAGCGAGTCGATGAAGCTGACGCTCAAGCAACTGCAGGCCAAGGTGGCCGAACTGTCCAAGCAGCAGCAGGCCGCCACGGCCCAGTTGGGCAGCCAGGGCAAGCGGGTCGAGCAGCTCGCCGCCGACGTCAAGGCCGCCCAGGGCGCCGCGACTCAACTGGGCAGCCAATTGGGCGGCAAGCTCGACGGCCTGGCCGCCGAACAGAACAAGCTGAAGGCCGCCCAGGGTGACATCGCTCAGTTCGACAGCCGCCTGAAGGTCCTGGGTAGCGAGGTCGAGGCGCTGAAGAAGCAGGGCAACCCGAACCAGGCCATCAAGAGCCTGGAACAGGACCTGCTGATCCTGCGAAGCCAACTGGACAACCGCCCGGCGCCGGCCCAGGGCACCAGCACCGCCGAGTTCGACGCCTTCCGCGCGCAGATGACCCGCAATATCAACACCCTGCAGAGCCAGGTGCAGAACCTGCAGCAGCAGATCAATATGCGCTGA
- a CDS encoding NAD-dependent epimerase/dehydratase family protein, with protein MKILVTGASGFIGGRFARFALEQGLEVRVNGRRPEGVEHLVKRGAEFIQGDLSDTALVQRLCQGVDAVVHCAGAVGVWGKYEHFHQANVQVTENVVEACLKQQVRRLLHLSSPSIYFDGRSHVGIHEEQVPKRFSDHYGATKYLAEQKVFAAEEFGLEVIAYRPRFVTGAGDTSIFPRLIAMQRKGRLRIIGNGLNKVDFTSMQNLNDALFSGLLATGPALGQVYNISNGQPVPLWDVVNYVLRKLGEPQVTRHVPYGLAYGAALLNESVCKLLPGRPEPSLYRLAVAVMAKDFSLDISRARQYLDYEPRVSVWTALDEFCAWWGAQRP; from the coding sequence ATGAAGATTCTGGTAACCGGAGCAAGCGGGTTCATCGGTGGGCGATTCGCCCGTTTCGCACTGGAACAGGGGCTGGAGGTGCGGGTCAACGGCCGCCGGCCGGAAGGGGTGGAGCACCTGGTCAAGCGTGGCGCCGAGTTCATCCAGGGCGACCTGTCGGATACTGCGCTGGTCCAGCGCCTCTGTCAGGGCGTCGATGCGGTGGTGCATTGCGCCGGGGCCGTGGGCGTCTGGGGCAAGTACGAGCATTTCCACCAGGCCAACGTCCAGGTCACCGAGAACGTGGTGGAAGCCTGCCTGAAACAGCAGGTGCGGCGTCTGCTGCACCTGTCGTCGCCGTCGATCTACTTCGATGGCCGTTCCCATGTGGGCATCCACGAGGAGCAGGTACCCAAGCGCTTTTCCGACCACTACGGCGCCACCAAGTACCTGGCCGAGCAGAAGGTCTTCGCCGCCGAGGAATTCGGCCTCGAAGTCATCGCCTACCGGCCGCGCTTCGTCACCGGCGCCGGCGACACCAGCATCTTCCCGCGGCTGATCGCCATGCAGCGCAAAGGCCGTCTGAGGATCATCGGCAATGGCCTGAACAAGGTGGATTTCACCAGCATGCAGAATCTCAACGACGCCCTGTTCAGCGGCCTGCTGGCCACCGGGCCGGCGCTGGGGCAGGTCTACAACATCAGCAATGGCCAGCCGGTGCCGCTCTGGGACGTGGTCAACTACGTGCTGCGCAAACTGGGCGAGCCCCAGGTGACTCGCCACGTGCCCTACGGCCTGGCCTATGGTGCGGCACTGCTCAACGAGTCGGTCTGCAAACTGCTGCCGGGACGCCCGGAGCCCTCGCTCTACCGCCTGGCCGTGGCGGTGATGGCCAAGGACTTTTCCCTGGATATCAGCCGCGCACGCCAGTACCTGGACTACGAGCCGCGGGTGAGCGTCTGGACCGCGCTGGATGAATTTTGTGCCTGGTGGGGCGCGCAACGGCCCTGA
- a CDS encoding saccharopine dehydrogenase family protein — MIYGAYGYTGQLVAEHALRQGMTPILAGRDPARLEALGSRLGLPTRVFGLDDPAHAAERLEGVSLVAHCAGPFSATSTPMIQACLASGAHYLDITGEITVFALAHAQDAAARQAGIVVCPGVGFDVIPTDCVAACLKAALPDATHLALGFDSDSGLSPGTARTSIEGLALGGQVRENGRLRPVPLGHRRREIDFGRGPKSAVTIPWGDVATAFYSTGIPNIEVYLPTPSTVALGMRLIDPLRGLLAGEWLQGQLKSLVTRRLRGPDEASRERSPTWVWGEVRNAAGERRTAYLETANGYQVTVHGVLHAVKHLLGYQGDGGYFTPSQLLGARCVEQLPGSGAIRLAP; from the coding sequence ATGATCTATGGCGCCTACGGCTATACCGGCCAACTGGTCGCCGAGCACGCCCTGCGGCAAGGCATGACGCCGATCCTCGCGGGCCGCGACCCCGCCCGGCTGGAAGCCCTGGGCAGCCGCCTCGGCCTGCCGACCCGGGTGTTCGGCCTCGACGACCCCGCCCACGCCGCCGAACGCCTGGAGGGCGTCTCGCTGGTCGCCCATTGCGCCGGTCCCTTCTCCGCCACCAGTACGCCGATGATCCAGGCCTGCCTCGCCAGTGGCGCCCACTACCTGGACATCACCGGCGAAATCACTGTGTTCGCCCTCGCCCATGCCCAGGACGCGGCGGCCCGGCAGGCGGGTATCGTGGTCTGCCCCGGCGTGGGTTTCGACGTCATTCCCACCGACTGCGTGGCCGCCTGCCTGAAGGCCGCCCTGCCGGACGCCACCCACCTGGCCCTGGGGTTCGACTCCGACAGCGGCCTGTCGCCCGGCACCGCCAGAACCAGCATCGAGGGCCTGGCCCTGGGCGGCCAGGTGCGCGAGAACGGTCGCCTGCGCCCGGTTCCCCTGGGCCACCGGCGCCGTGAAATCGACTTCGGCCGTGGGCCGAAATCCGCGGTGACCATTCCCTGGGGCGATGTGGCCACGGCGTTCTACTCCACCGGCATTCCCAATATCGAGGTCTACCTGCCGACTCCCAGCACCGTAGCGCTGGGCATGCGCCTGATCGACCCGTTGCGCGGCCTGCTCGCCGGCGAGTGGCTGCAGGGTCAACTGAAGAGCCTGGTGACGCGGCGCCTTCGTGGGCCGGACGAAGCCAGCCGCGAGCGGAGCCCCACCTGGGTCTGGGGCGAGGTGCGCAATGCCGCCGGGGAACGCCGCACCGCCTACCTGGAGACCGCCAACGGCTACCAGGTGACGGTGCATGGCGTGCTCCATGCGGTGAAGCACCTGCTGGGCTACCAGGGCGACGGCGGTTACTTCACGCCCTCGCAACTGCTGGGGGCGCGTTGCGTGGAGCAACTGCCCGGTTCCGGCGCGATCCGCCTCGCACCCTGA
- a CDS encoding LysR family transcriptional regulator ArgP: MFDYKLLAALAAVVEQGGFERAAQLLGLSQSAVSQRIKLLEARVGQPVLVRATPPAPTEVGTRLLNHVQQVRLLERDLQRQVPALEEGGMPERLRIALNADSLATWWAAAVGDFCAEQRVLMELVVEDQEVGLKRMRAGEVAACVCAAERPVAGARSLPLGAMRYRALASPAFIARHFPRGVTPEALARSPAIVFGPDDLLQHRYLAALGVEGGFVHHLCPSSEGFVRLTEGGLGWGLVPEQQVGTQLARGELQELIPQRPIDVPLYWHHWRHGGELLGLLTDHLAAAAGRWLVPLKE, from the coding sequence TTGTTCGACTACAAGTTGCTGGCCGCCCTGGCGGCCGTGGTGGAGCAGGGCGGCTTCGAACGCGCGGCCCAGTTGCTGGGGTTGTCGCAGTCGGCGGTATCGCAGCGGATCAAACTGCTGGAGGCGCGGGTCGGCCAGCCCGTGCTGGTGCGCGCCACACCGCCGGCGCCTACCGAGGTGGGCACGCGCCTGCTCAACCATGTGCAGCAGGTGCGCCTGCTGGAGCGCGACCTGCAGCGGCAGGTACCGGCCCTGGAAGAGGGCGGCATGCCGGAGCGCCTGCGCATCGCCCTCAACGCCGACAGCCTGGCCACCTGGTGGGCCGCCGCCGTGGGGGATTTCTGCGCCGAGCAGCGGGTGCTGATGGAGCTGGTGGTGGAGGATCAGGAAGTGGGCCTCAAGCGCATGCGCGCTGGCGAGGTGGCGGCCTGTGTCTGCGCCGCCGAGCGTCCGGTGGCCGGCGCCCGCAGCCTGCCACTGGGCGCCATGCGCTACCGGGCCCTGGCCAGCCCGGCCTTCATCGCGCGGCATTTCCCCAGGGGGGTGACGCCGGAGGCCCTGGCCCGTTCACCGGCCATCGTCTTCGGCCCGGACGACCTGTTGCAGCACCGCTACCTGGCGGCGCTCGGGGTCGAGGGCGGGTTCGTCCACCACCTGTGTCCCTCGTCCGAGGGTTTCGTGCGCCTGACCGAAGGTGGCCTGGGCTGGGGGCTGGTTCCGGAGCAGCAGGTGGGCACGCAACTGGCTCGCGGCGAGTTGCAGGAACTGATTCCCCAGCGCCCCATCGACGTGCCGCTCTACTGGCACCACTGGCGTCACGGCGGCGAATTGCTCGGCCTGCTCACCGACCACCTGGCCGCCGCTGCCGGCCGTTGGCTGGTGCCGCTGAAGGAATGA
- a CDS encoding ACT domain-containing protein: MAGETALSTLIREMSPTLNPGQYVFCTLDDAAQLQGCVPLGSFREREGLTAILERGEAERLGLAYDFVAAWITLEVHSALSAVGLTAAFAGALAQAGISCNVVAGYFHDHLFVASTDAERALSTLRALAANAQTE; this comes from the coding sequence ATGGCCGGCGAAACCGCCCTCTCCACCCTGATCCGCGAAATGTCGCCGACGCTCAACCCCGGCCAGTACGTGTTCTGCACCCTCGACGACGCTGCCCAATTGCAAGGCTGCGTGCCGCTGGGCAGCTTCCGTGAACGTGAAGGGCTGACGGCGATCCTCGAACGCGGCGAGGCCGAACGCCTGGGCCTGGCCTACGACTTCGTCGCCGCCTGGATCACCCTGGAGGTGCATTCGGCCCTCAGCGCGGTGGGCCTGACCGCCGCCTTCGCCGGCGCCCTGGCCCAGGCTGGTATCAGCTGCAACGTGGTGGCCGGCTACTTCCACGATCACCTGTTCGTCGCCAGCACCGACGCCGAGCGTGCCCTGTCCACCCTGCGGGCCCTGGCGGCCAACGCCCAGACGGAGTGA
- a CDS encoding LysE/ArgO family amino acid transporter, with product MWQSYLNGLLMAAGLIIAIGAQNAFVLAQSLRREHHLPVAALCVLCDALLVSAGVFGLATLLAQNPLLLAVARWGGVAFLLWYGVQALRRALNPGVLDQSAEAGPRSRRAVLLAALAVTLLNPHVYLDTVLLIGSLGAQQTVPGAYALGAASASLVWFFALALGAAWLAPWLARPATWRLLDLAVALMMFAMAAQLVSGI from the coding sequence ATGTGGCAGAGCTACCTCAACGGCCTGCTGATGGCGGCCGGCCTGATCATCGCCATCGGCGCGCAGAACGCTTTCGTCCTCGCCCAGAGCCTGCGTCGCGAGCACCACCTGCCGGTGGCCGCGCTCTGTGTGCTGTGCGATGCGCTGCTGGTCAGTGCCGGGGTCTTCGGCCTGGCCACCCTGCTGGCGCAGAATCCGCTGCTGCTCGCCGTCGCCCGCTGGGGCGGGGTGGCCTTCCTGCTCTGGTACGGCGTGCAGGCACTGCGCCGGGCCCTCAACCCCGGCGTCCTCGACCAGTCCGCCGAGGCCGGGCCGCGCTCGCGCCGCGCCGTGTTGCTGGCGGCCCTGGCGGTGACCCTGCTGAATCCCCACGTCTACCTCGACACCGTGCTGCTGATCGGTTCCCTCGGCGCCCAGCAAACCGTCCCCGGCGCCTACGCCCTGGGCGCGGCCAGCGCCTCGCTGGTGTGGTTCTTCGCCCTGGCACTCGGCGCCGCCTGGCTTGCGCCCTGGCTGGCGCGACCGGCCACCTGGCGCCTGCTCGATCTGGCGGTGGCACTGATGATGTTCGCCATGGCGGCCCAGTTGGTGAGTGGCATCTGA
- the sodB gene encoding superoxide dismutase [Fe], producing the protein MAFELPPLPYEKNALEPHLSAETLEYHHGKHHNAYVVNLNNLVPGTEFEGKSLEEIIKTSSGGIFNNAAQIWNHTFYWNCLSPNGGGQPTGALADAINAAFGSFDKFKEEFTKTAIGTFGSGWAWLVKKADGSLALASTIGAGVPLTSGDTPLLTCDVWEHAYYIDYRNLRPKYVEAFWNLVNWDFVAKNYAA; encoded by the coding sequence ATGGCTTTCGAATTGCCGCCGCTGCCTTATGAGAAGAACGCCCTCGAGCCGCACCTGTCCGCCGAGACCCTGGAATACCATCACGGCAAGCACCACAACGCCTACGTGGTGAACCTGAACAACCTGGTTCCGGGCACCGAGTTCGAAGGCAAGAGCCTGGAAGAGATCATCAAAACCTCCTCCGGCGGCATCTTCAACAACGCAGCCCAGATCTGGAACCACACCTTCTACTGGAACTGCCTGAGCCCGAACGGCGGTGGCCAGCCCACCGGCGCCCTGGCCGATGCCATCAACGCCGCCTTCGGTTCCTTCGACAAGTTCAAGGAAGAGTTCACCAAGACCGCCATCGGCACCTTCGGCTCCGGCTGGGCCTGGCTGGTGAAGAAGGCCGACGGCTCCCTGGCCCTGGCCAGCACCATCGGCGCGGGCGTTCCGCTGACCAGCGGCGACACCCCGCTGCTGACCTGCGACGTCTGGGAACACGCCTACTACATCGACTACCGCAACCTGCGTCCGAAGTACGTAGAGGCCTTCTGGAACCTGGTCAACTGGGACTTCGTAGCCAAGAACTACGCAGCCTGA
- a CDS encoding putative bifunctional diguanylate cyclase/phosphodiesterase → MKLDLKHSLSLKLLRVVLLSALVVGVVLSCAQIVFDVYKTRQAVSNDANRILGMFRDPSTQAVYSLDREMGMQVIEGLFQHESVRHASIGHPNEPMLAEKDRPLTQLPTRWMTDPILGKEQTFTTQLVGRSPYSEYYGDLSITLDTAPYGEDFVTSSVIIFISGVLRALAMGLVLYLVYHWLLTKPLSKIIEHLSSINPDRPSEHKLPMLKGNEKNELGLWITTANDLLASIERNTHLRREAENSLLRMAQYDFLTGLPNRQQLQQQLDQILEDAGRLQRRVAVLCVGLDDFKGVNEQFSYQTGDQLLIALADRLRGHSGRLGALARLGGDQFALVQADIEQPYEAAELAQSVLDDLELAFSLEQQEVRLRATIGITLFPEDGDSTEKLLQKAEQTMTLAKSRSRNRYQFYIASVDSEMRRRRELEKDLREALNRGEMHLVYQPQVDYRDHRVVGVEALLRWQHPQHGFVPPDLFIPLAEQNGSIIPIGEWVLDQACRQLREWHDQGFSELRMAINLSTVQLHHAELPRVVNNLLQVYRLPQRSLEMEVTETGLMEDISTAAQHLLSLRRSGALIAIDDFGTGYSSLSYLKSLPLDKIKIDKSFVQDVLEDEDDATIVRAIIQLARSLGMQVIAEGVETAEQEAYIIAQGCNEGQGYLYSKPLPARELTLYLKQARRLTNAASNPATL, encoded by the coding sequence TTGAAGCTGGATCTCAAACACAGCTTGTCGCTGAAGCTGCTGCGCGTGGTGTTACTGTCCGCACTGGTGGTCGGTGTGGTGCTGAGCTGCGCGCAAATCGTGTTCGATGTCTACAAGACCCGGCAGGCCGTTTCCAACGACGCGAACCGGATACTCGGCATGTTCCGCGACCCCTCGACCCAGGCCGTCTACAGCCTGGACCGCGAGATGGGCATGCAGGTCATCGAGGGGTTGTTCCAGCATGAGTCGGTGCGCCACGCCTCCATCGGCCATCCCAACGAGCCCATGCTGGCGGAGAAGGACCGGCCGCTGACGCAACTGCCGACCCGCTGGATGACCGACCCCATCCTCGGCAAGGAACAGACCTTCACCACCCAACTGGTCGGCCGCAGCCCCTACAGCGAATACTACGGTGACCTCAGCATCACCCTCGACACCGCGCCCTACGGCGAGGACTTCGTCACCAGCTCGGTCATCATCTTCATCTCCGGCGTCCTGCGCGCCCTGGCCATGGGCCTGGTGCTCTACCTCGTGTACCACTGGCTGCTGACCAAGCCGCTGTCGAAGATCATCGAGCACCTCTCCAGCATCAACCCCGACCGCCCCAGCGAACACAAGCTGCCCATGCTCAAGGGCAACGAGAAGAACGAACTGGGCCTGTGGATAACCACCGCCAACGACCTGCTGGCCTCCATCGAACGCAACACGCACCTGCGCCGCGAAGCCGAGAACAGCCTGCTGCGCATGGCCCAGTACGACTTCCTCACCGGCCTGCCCAACCGCCAGCAGCTGCAGCAGCAACTCGACCAGATCCTCGAAGACGCCGGACGCCTGCAGCGCCGCGTGGCGGTGCTCTGCGTCGGCCTGGACGATTTCAAGGGCGTCAACGAACAGTTCAGTTACCAGACCGGCGACCAATTGCTGATCGCCCTGGCCGACCGCCTGCGCGGTCACAGTGGCCGGCTCGGCGCCCTGGCCCGCCTGGGGGGCGACCAGTTCGCCCTGGTCCAGGCCGATATCGAGCAGCCCTACGAGGCCGCCGAACTGGCGCAAAGCGTGCTGGACGACCTGGAACTGGCCTTCTCCCTGGAGCAGCAGGAAGTGCGCCTGCGCGCCACCATCGGCATCACCCTCTTCCCCGAGGATGGCGACAGCACCGAGAAGCTGCTGCAGAAAGCCGAACAGACCATGACCCTGGCGAAAAGCCGTTCGCGCAACCGCTACCAGTTCTACATCGCCAGCGTCGACAGCGAGATGCGCCGCCGCCGCGAACTGGAAAAGGACCTGCGCGAAGCCCTCAATCGCGGCGAAATGCACCTGGTCTACCAACCCCAGGTGGACTACCGCGACCACCGCGTGGTGGGCGTCGAAGCCCTGCTGCGCTGGCAGCATCCGCAGCACGGTTTCGTCCCGCCGGACCTGTTCATCCCCCTCGCCGAACAGAACGGCTCCATCATCCCCATCGGCGAATGGGTGCTGGACCAGGCCTGCCGCCAGCTGCGCGAATGGCATGACCAGGGTTTCAGCGAGCTGCGCATGGCCATCAACCTGTCTACCGTGCAGCTGCACCACGCGGAGTTGCCGCGGGTGGTGAACAACCTGCTGCAGGTCTATCGCCTGCCGCAGCGCAGCCTGGAAATGGAAGTCACCGAAACCGGCCTGATGGAAGACATCTCCACCGCCGCCCAGCACCTGCTGAGCCTGCGCCGCTCCGGCGCGCTGATCGCGATCGACGACTTCGGGACCGGCTATTCCTCCCTGAGCTACCTGAAGAGCCTGCCGCTGGACAAGATCAAGATCGACAAAAGCTTCGTGCAGGACGTGCTGGAAGACGAGGACGACGCCACCATCGTCCGCGCCATCATCCAGCTGGCGCGCAGCCTGGGCATGCAGGTGATCGCCGAAGGCGTGGAGACCGCCGAGCAGGAGGCCTACATCATCGCCCAAGGCTGCAACGAGGGTCAGGGCTACCTCTACAGCAAACCCCTGCCCGCCCGCGAACTCACCCTCTACCTCAAGCAGGCCCGGCGCCTGACCAACGCGGCGTCCAACCCCGCCACGCTCTAG